In Mesorhizobium onobrychidis, the following are encoded in one genomic region:
- a CDS encoding adenylate/guanylate cyclase domain-containing protein codes for MPDIASWLARLGLDKYAEAFTANEVDFDALRHLTEDDLRELGLPIGPRRKVMAAIAALDDDTMSPMSSASAQGSAPPARGAERRQLTVVFIDLVGSTELSQRLDPEEMRDVFRAYQSAVSAEIARYEGYVAKLMGDGVLAYFGWPRAHEDDAERAVRASLAAAAATASLRTLSGEALAVRIGIATGLVVVGDLVGEGSAQEEAVVGETPNLAARLQALAEPNKVVIAGGTHRLVVGLFDMIDLGHQQLKGFATPVPAWRITGEADAEGRFDALHGVATPLVGRSEELELLLQRWQQARAGKGQAILLSGEPGIGKSRLTAALEERLSAEPHARLRYFCSTYHANSALYPVTKQLERAVGLGHSDTSDTKLDKLETLLRQAVSDIAETVPLLAELLSIDTLGRYAPLKLTPQARKSRTLTTLIQLLEGFAARQPVVMIIEDAHWIDPTTSEWLDMLIDGLQNLPVLLIITFRPEFKPRWTLLSYVTAVSLNRLDHDQGSAIVDRVAGGKTLPADVRNQILARTEGVPLFVEELTKTVLESGLLTDEGDHYVLSRTLPFPVIPSTLQDSLMARLDRFAPVKEVAQIGACIGRVFQHRLLAAVAGYDHARLEGILQQLEKSELVFRRGVPPEATYTFKHALVQDTAYQSLLKSRRQQIHAVIASELEAQFRKITEAEPEMLAHHYTAAGNAEQAIEYWIKAGQQALKRSANREAVAHLSKGLEVVGSLPDSEGRLRQALQLQNAMAVAMKTARGWSAPEVLEAFSKARTLAEKLGDRNQLFVAVCGEASYHMISGNLPAADELGLQCLELARASGDPGHLLEAHHQLWATKYYLGDYAAAEAHVNFGIATYDADRHHALTYTHSGHDPGVCCRIYSASMLWLRGYADQALVRCREANVLAERVSHPITLVLAQSNLTNVHLMRREPGAGRQWLQKWTAQAQEFALPILISQGRFYLGWVLAEEGRAAEGIPEMREAIAVIGATGVKVSMPYYLCVLARACGECDEASEGLDLLDKGLSIAQSGSKYQLPELFRTKGELLLRQNPNDDTAESWFKRAVTMARDEGTKSLELRAALSLARLYHNHGSDGEARDLLAPVHAWFTEGLDTRDLVEAKELLDQFR; via the coding sequence ATGCCGGACATCGCTTCTTGGCTCGCCCGCCTCGGGCTGGACAAATATGCAGAGGCGTTCACCGCGAACGAAGTTGATTTCGATGCGCTTCGGCATCTTACAGAAGATGATCTAAGGGAGCTGGGTCTACCCATCGGCCCGCGCCGTAAGGTTATGGCGGCGATCGCCGCACTGGACGACGATACCATGTCGCCCATGAGTTCCGCTTCCGCTCAGGGGTCTGCGCCGCCTGCACGCGGGGCTGAGCGGCGGCAGCTGACCGTGGTGTTCATCGACCTCGTGGGTTCGACCGAGCTGTCACAGCGGCTTGATCCGGAAGAAATGCGCGACGTCTTCCGTGCCTACCAGAGTGCAGTGTCGGCGGAGATTGCACGATACGAGGGTTATGTTGCTAAACTCATGGGCGATGGGGTGCTCGCCTATTTCGGTTGGCCCAGAGCACACGAAGACGACGCCGAACGGGCAGTGCGCGCGAGTCTGGCGGCAGCAGCGGCAACCGCTAGCCTGAGGACGCTATCAGGCGAAGCCCTTGCAGTCCGTATTGGCATTGCCACCGGTCTCGTCGTGGTCGGCGACCTGGTGGGCGAAGGATCAGCGCAGGAAGAGGCCGTCGTCGGCGAGACACCCAACCTTGCGGCTCGCTTGCAGGCCCTGGCCGAGCCGAACAAGGTCGTGATCGCTGGTGGCACTCACCGGCTGGTCGTCGGATTGTTTGACATGATCGATCTCGGCCACCAGCAACTGAAGGGCTTCGCAACTCCCGTTCCCGCTTGGCGCATCACCGGCGAGGCAGATGCGGAGGGGCGCTTTGATGCGCTGCATGGCGTTGCAACGCCGTTGGTGGGGCGATCCGAGGAACTCGAGCTTCTGCTCCAACGCTGGCAGCAAGCTCGCGCCGGAAAAGGCCAAGCTATATTGTTGTCGGGTGAGCCGGGCATCGGTAAGTCGCGGCTGACTGCCGCGCTGGAGGAGCGATTGAGCGCCGAGCCGCACGCCCGGTTGCGCTACTTCTGTTCCACCTACCACGCAAACAGCGCACTCTATCCCGTCACGAAGCAACTCGAGCGCGCTGTGGGACTGGGGCACAGCGACACTTCGGATACGAAGCTCGATAAGCTCGAAACTCTGTTGCGACAGGCTGTCTCCGATATTGCCGAAACGGTACCATTGTTGGCGGAGCTGTTGTCGATCGACACACTTGGCCGCTATGCGCCCCTGAAGCTGACGCCTCAGGCGCGTAAATCACGAACGCTGACAACCCTGATCCAACTGCTCGAAGGATTTGCGGCGCGACAACCTGTCGTGATGATCATTGAAGATGCCCACTGGATCGACCCGACGACCAGCGAATGGCTCGACATGCTGATCGACGGTTTGCAGAACCTGCCTGTGCTTCTGATCATCACCTTCCGCCCCGAGTTCAAGCCACGGTGGACGCTGCTATCGTACGTCACTGCGGTATCGCTCAACCGCCTTGATCACGATCAGGGGTCAGCGATCGTCGACCGGGTGGCTGGTGGCAAGACGCTGCCGGCGGACGTTAGAAACCAAATTCTGGCCAGGACCGAGGGCGTGCCCCTATTCGTCGAAGAACTGACCAAGACAGTTCTCGAGTCCGGCCTCCTTACCGATGAAGGCGACCACTATGTCCTGTCGCGGACGTTGCCCTTCCCTGTGATCCCGTCGACGCTGCAGGATTCGCTGATGGCCCGCCTTGACCGTTTCGCCCCGGTCAAGGAGGTGGCCCAGATCGGTGCCTGCATCGGTCGTGTCTTCCAGCATCGTCTGCTGGCTGCCGTGGCCGGTTACGATCATGCCCGGCTCGAGGGCATCCTGCAGCAGCTTGAAAAGTCCGAACTCGTATTTCGACGCGGTGTCCCGCCCGAGGCGACCTACACGTTCAAGCATGCGCTCGTCCAGGACACCGCCTATCAGAGCCTCCTCAAAAGCCGACGGCAGCAGATCCACGCTGTCATCGCGTCAGAGTTGGAAGCGCAGTTCCGCAAGATCACAGAGGCCGAGCCTGAGATGCTGGCGCACCATTACACCGCCGCAGGCAACGCAGAGCAGGCTATTGAGTATTGGATAAAGGCAGGACAGCAAGCCCTGAAGCGGTCCGCGAACCGCGAGGCTGTGGCCCACCTTAGCAAGGGACTTGAGGTGGTTGGTTCCCTGCCCGACTCCGAGGGTCGCCTGCGCCAGGCGCTTCAACTACAGAACGCCATGGCTGTGGCCATGAAGACGGCCAGGGGCTGGAGCGCTCCGGAAGTACTGGAGGCCTTTTCGAAGGCGCGAACGCTTGCCGAGAAGCTGGGCGACAGAAATCAGCTGTTCGTCGCGGTCTGCGGTGAAGCCTCGTACCACATGATTTCTGGCAATTTGCCCGCTGCTGACGAACTCGGCCTTCAATGCCTGGAGCTCGCACGGGCATCCGGTGACCCGGGCCATCTCCTCGAGGCCCATCATCAGCTCTGGGCCACCAAGTACTATTTGGGAGACTATGCCGCGGCAGAAGCCCACGTGAATTTCGGCATTGCGACCTATGACGCCGACCGGCATCATGCTCTGACTTACACCCACTCAGGGCACGACCCCGGAGTGTGCTGCAGGATCTACTCTGCGTCGATGCTTTGGCTTCGTGGCTATGCCGACCAAGCCCTTGTCCGTTGCCGAGAGGCCAATGTGTTGGCCGAGCGAGTGTCTCATCCCATCACGCTGGTGCTTGCGCAGTCGAACCTCACCAACGTCCATCTGATGCGGCGCGAACCTGGCGCGGGACGCCAATGGTTGCAGAAGTGGACTGCGCAGGCTCAGGAGTTCGCCCTGCCAATTTTAATCTCTCAGGGTAGGTTCTATCTCGGCTGGGTGCTTGCCGAAGAGGGACGGGCAGCCGAAGGCATCCCGGAGATGCGCGAGGCTATTGCAGTCATCGGCGCGACTGGCGTCAAAGTGAGTATGCCATATTACCTGTGCGTCCTGGCGCGGGCCTGCGGCGAGTGTGATGAGGCGAGCGAGGGACTTGACCTGCTGGATAAGGGCTTGAGCATTGCCCAGTCCGGCTCGAAGTATCAACTCCCGGAGTTGTTCCGCACCAAGGGTGAACTCCTGCTGCGGCAAAATCCGAACGACGATACCGCCGAAAGCTGGTTCAAACGGGCCGTGACGATGGCCCGCGATGAAGGTACGAAATCGCTGGAGTTGCGGGCGGCTCTTAGCCTCGCGCGGCTGTACCACAACCACGGGAGCGACGGAGAGGCGCGTGACCTGCTCGCCCCCGTCCACGCCTGGTTCACCGAAGGTCTCGATACTCGTGATCTCGTCGAAGCAAAGGAACTACTCGATCAATTTAGATAG
- a CDS encoding GcrA family cell cycle regulator, producing the protein MPDNIRLTSRDVPLIQLGLYQCRFPVSEDPSVPGGYRFCAGPTSPDRVYCDHHHSIVTAVEPRRARSGFHLAQRRAA; encoded by the coding sequence ATGCCTGATAATATCAGACTAACTTCGAGGGATGTCCCCCTCATTCAGCTAGGCCTCTATCAGTGCCGCTTTCCGGTGAGCGAAGACCCGTCAGTACCTGGCGGTTACCGTTTTTGCGCTGGGCCAACTTCGCCGGATCGCGTCTACTGTGATCACCACCACAGCATCGTGACCGCCGTCGAGCCTCGTCGAGCCCGTTCGGGTTTCCACCTCGCTCAACGACGCGCCGCGTAA